CAAGCGGGCAGGTAGCCGCCGACGGCACCCCGCTGACCAAGGGCCAGTTCCGGCAAACCCAGCCCGCGCGCGAGTACATTCAGAACGCCGGCTACGTGCGCCTGCGCGAAGCTTCGTTGTACTACACCGTGCCGGCCGGGGTGCGCACCAGCCTCTTCAACGATTTCGTGAAGAACATTCGGGTGGGGGTATCGGGCAACAACCTGATTACCTGGACGGATTACGTGGGCTATGACCCGGAGGTATCCAACTTCGGGGCCACCGCCAACTTTGCGCAGGTAGATGTGGCCTCGTACCCCAATACGCGCCGCGTGTTCTTCCACCTCAACCTGGATTTTTAGGTCCCTCAGCTTCTTCCGCCAATTCCTATGCTAGCCATACGACGTAAACTGTGGGCCGCTGCGGCCCTGCTGCTCACCCTGGGTTCGTGCGGGTTCCTCGACACCGACCCCGTGCCCGATCCCAACAACCCCAGCCTCGATGCGGTGCTTAGCAACGCCTCGCGGGCCCAACTCGATGCCATGGCCGTGGGCGTGGAGGCCTCGTACCGCAACCAGCACACCACCAACGCGCCCTACAACCAGGTTATCGGCACCTTCGGGCGCGAGGTAGTGGTGCTGGCCGGTACCGAATCGCGCTGGTACACCGAACTGCAAGGCACGCGCGGCCGCCTCGACGATGCCGCCTACTACAACGCCTACTACGTGCCGCTGGCCCAGATGCGCCGCGCCGCGCAGGTGTACCGCGAGTCGGCCAACAGCAGCCAAGCCTACAACGAGCAGCAGAAACAGGGGGTAGCCGGTTTTACCTACACCTACGAGGCCCTGGCCAAGCTTCTGATGCTGAACATGCAGGGCGAAAACGGCATCCGGACCGATGTAAGCAACGTGCTGCGCCCCGGGCCCTTTGTGACGCAGGCCGAAGCCCTGACCAACATCCGCCAACTGCTCGACCAGGGCGCCGCTGCCCTCGACCAAGCCGGCCCTACCTTTGCCTTCGCGCTTAGCTCGGGTTACGCTGGCTTTAACACTCCCGCTACGTTCCGGCGCTTCAACCGGGGTTTGGCCGCGCGCGTAGCCCTTTACCAGCGCGATTACGCCGGCGCCCTCACCGCCATTGGTCAGTCGTTCTACGACCCCGCAGGTAGCTTGTCCCTAGGTCCGAAAATGACCTTCAACCCGGCTACGGCCGGCGACCAGGGCAACCCGTATTTCCAGGTGCCCAACACGCCCGGCATTACGGTGGTGGCCGTGCCCGATAACTTCGTGACGGAAGCCGAACCTGGCGACGCCCGCCTTGCTAAAGTCGGCACCCGCTCCACGCCTCGGGTTACGGGGGGTATTACGGGCACCTACGAGCCGCGCCTGTTTGCCTCCAACGTGTCGTCGCTGGATATCATGCGCAACGAGGAGCTAATCCTGATTGCCGCTGAGGCCAAGGCCAACACCAACCGCCTGGCCGACGCCCTGGCCGACATCAACGTTATCCGGACGCGCTCGGGCAACCTGGCTGCCCTGCCTGCCGGCTCGTTTCCGAACGTAACCGTAGCTACCGACGAGATTGTGCGGCAGCGCCGCTACTCCTTGTTCTACGAAGGGCACTACTTCGTTGATTTGCGCCGCCTGGGCCGCCTGCCTACTGCCGCTCAAACCCAGAACGTGCGCGTAGCTCCGCTGGGTACACCGCCGTATCCCTTCACGCCGCAAACCCTGGCCTTCAGCAGCGGGCAGTACCGCCTGTTCGACCGCATAGAGCGCCCGGCCGCCGAGAAAGCCTGGGATGCCATTAACCCCTAGGTGAACAACGCCTTATTCGCACAAAGGGCCCTGCACCGCTAGCGGTGCAGGGCCCTTTTTTTGGGGCCAACTGATGTGGGGCTATCGATAGTGCAATAATGTGTCTTTAACCCAGCTTTGCCCTGTTGCTCGAGCCCGCCAAATAGTAAACAGAACGTTGGTGTGCCCGGAGTGC
The sequence above is drawn from the Hymenobacter sp. YIM 151858-1 genome and encodes:
- a CDS encoding RagB/SusD family nutrient uptake outer membrane protein, whose product is MLAIRRKLWAAAALLLTLGSCGFLDTDPVPDPNNPSLDAVLSNASRAQLDAMAVGVEASYRNQHTTNAPYNQVIGTFGREVVVLAGTESRWYTELQGTRGRLDDAAYYNAYYVPLAQMRRAAQVYRESANSSQAYNEQQKQGVAGFTYTYEALAKLLMLNMQGENGIRTDVSNVLRPGPFVTQAEALTNIRQLLDQGAAALDQAGPTFAFALSSGYAGFNTPATFRRFNRGLAARVALYQRDYAGALTAIGQSFYDPAGSLSLGPKMTFNPATAGDQGNPYFQVPNTPGITVVAVPDNFVTEAEPGDARLAKVGTRSTPRVTGGITGTYEPRLFASNVSSLDIMRNEELILIAAEAKANTNRLADALADINVIRTRSGNLAALPAGSFPNVTVATDEIVRQRRYSLFYEGHYFVDLRRLGRLPTAAQTQNVRVAPLGTPPYPFTPQTLAFSSGQYRLFDRIERPAAEKAWDAINP